Proteins from one Molothrus aeneus isolate 106 chromosome 27, BPBGC_Maene_1.0, whole genome shotgun sequence genomic window:
- the SSBP4 gene encoding single-stranded DNA-binding protein 4 — MYAKGKGSGVPSDGQAREKLALYVYEYLLHVGAQKSAQTFLSEIRWEKNITLGEPPGFLHSWWCVFWDLYCAAPDRRETCEHSSEAKAFHDYSAAAAPSPVMGNLPPGDGMAGGPVPPAFFQPFMSPRYPGGPRPPLRMPNQPPVGVPGSQPLLPNAMDPAARAQGHPGMGGPMQRMNPPRGMAGMGPQSYGSGMRPPPSSLAGPGMPTMNMGPGGRGPWPNPNANSIAYSSSSPGNYVGPPGGGGPPGTPILPSPGDSTNSSENMYTMMNPMGPAGSRPNFPMGPGAEGPLGGMSAMEPHHMNGSLGSGDMDGLPKSSPSNLGALSNPPGTPRDDAELSSNFLNPFQSDSYSPSMTMSV; from the exons ATGTACGCCAAGGGCAAGGGCTCCGGCGTGCCCTCGGACGGCCAGGCCCGCGAGAA GCTGGCGCTCTACGTCTACGAGTACCTGCTGCACGTGGGGGCCCAGAAATCCGCCCAGACCTTCTTGTCGGAG ATCCGATGGGAGAAGAACATCACGCTGGGGGAGCCCCCCGGCTTCCTGCACTCCTGGTGGTG CGTGTTCTGGGATCTGTACTGCGCCGCCCCGGACCGCCGCGAGACCTGCGAGCATTCCAGCGAGGCCAAAGCCTTCCATGACTAC AGCGCGGCGGCAGCGCCCAGCCCGGTGATGGGGAACCTGCCCCCCGGGGATGGCATGGCCGGGGGTCCCGTGCCCCCCGCCTTCTTCCAG CCTTTCATGTCCCCCCGCTACCCCGGCGGCCCCCGGCCCCCGCTCCGGAtgcccaaccag CCCCCCGTGGGTGTTCCTGGCTCCCAGCCGCTGCTGCCCAACGCCATGGACCCGGCTGCTCGCGCTCAGG GGCATCCCGGCATGGGGGGCCCAATGCAGCGCATGAACCCCCCCCGAGGCATGGCCGGCATGGGGCCGCAG agctaTGGCAGCGGGATGCGCCCCCCCCCCAGCTCTCTGGCCGGCCCTGGAATGCCCACCATGAACAT GGGTCCCGGTGGCCGCGGGCCCTGGCCCAACCCCAACGCCAACTCC ATTGCCTACTCCTCCTCATCCCCTGGGAATTACGTG gGCCCTCCTGGGGGTGGTGGCCCCCCTGGTACCcccatcctgcccagccccggAG ACTCCACCAACTCCAGCGAGAACATGTACACCATGATGAACCCCATGGGACCCGCGGGGAGCCGGCCCAAC TTCCCCATGGGGCCCGGAGCCGAGGGGCCCCTGGGCGGGATGAGCGCCATGGAGCCGCACCACATGAACGGGTCCTTAG GCTCCGGGGACATGGATGGGCTGCCAAAG agCTCCCCCAGTAATTtgggggccctgagcaacccccccgggacccctcgTGACGACGCCGAGCTGAGCAGCAATTTCCTAAATCCCTTCCAAAGCGACAGC TACTCGCCCAGCATGACAATGAGCGTGTGA